In Conger conger chromosome 12, fConCon1.1, whole genome shotgun sequence, one DNA window encodes the following:
- the trim32 gene encoding E3 ubiquitin-protein ligase TRIM32, whose translation MAAGGCSLDPELVREVLECPICLETYNQEQLRPKLLQCGHTVCRQCLEKLLASTINGVRCPFCSKVSRMSSISQLADNLTVLKIVDCASSSASAQGLLCRACRSRLPRRFCRDCGLALCDGCAGEAHQQLGHGVQSVRAAAERRRHELGGRLAALRDTAACIRKKKAAIDGAAKALRLKYKAAQQEYARAELRLQEELGRSRRAFAASLAEVEKLNARVLEEQTYLLNMAEVRAVSRCDYLTARVQQPDLALLEDSGSGDEDEPDLRGGLPALLELQDPQLEKTEQDKPLEVGRLSTKPRTVNTDEEGAEELAGEAGEAAAVPLDLYRDVDMVADEEAVCASPGSFKSKSVDEGGATGGTSGATGSQLCQFVKKMGFKGNLPGMFNLPVSICVTPQGEVLVADRGNYRIQIFNRKGFQREIRRNPSSIDNFVLSFLGADLPNLIPLSIAITAQGLIGVTDNYDNSVKVYTSDGHCVACHKNQLVKPWGIAAMPSGQFVVSDVEGGKLWCLAVDRSMGVVNYSRLCSAVRPKFVTCDPSGTVYFTQGLGLNIENRHNEHHLEGGFSIGSVGADGQMGRQLSHFFSESEDFRCITGMCVDGNGDLLVTDSGRKEILRFPKGGGFSVLIHEGLTCPVGVAVTQKGQLLVLDCWDHCVKVYSYLQRRRSSTC comes from the coding sequence ATGGCCGCCGGCGGCTGTTCCCTGGACCCGGAGCTGGTCCGGGAGGTGCTGGAGTGCCCCATCTGCCTGGAAACCTACAACCAGGAGCAGCTGCGGCCCAAGCTTCTTCAGTGCGGCCACACGGTGTGCCGGCAGTGCCTGGAGAAGCTCCTGGCCAGCACCATCAACGGCGTCCGCTGTCCCTTCTGCAGCAAGGTGTCGCGCATGAGCAGCATCTCCCAGCTGGCCGACAACCTGACGGTGCTGAAGATCGTGGACTGCGCCAGCTCCAGCGCCTCCGCCCAGGGCCTGCTGTGCCGGGCGTGCCGGAGCCGGCTGCCCCGGCGGTTCTGCCGCGACTGCGGCCTGGCGCTGTGCGACGGCTGCGCGGGCGAGGCCCACCAGCAGCTGGGCCACGGCGTGCAGAGCGTGCGGGCGGCCGCCGAGCGCCGGCGCCACGAGCTGGGCGGGAGGCTGGCCGCGCTGCGCGACACCGCCGCCTGCATCCGCAAGAAGAAGGCGGCCATCGACGGCGCCGCCAAGGCCCTGCGGCTCAAGTACAAGGCGGCGCAGCAGGAGTACGCCCGGGCGGAGCTGcggctgcaggaggagctgggcCGCTCCCGCCGCGCCTTCGCCGCCTCCCTGGCCGAGGTGGAGAAGCTGAACGCCCGCGTCCTGGAGGAGCAGACCTACCTGCTGAACATGGCCGAGGTGCGGGCCGTGTCGCGCTGCGACTACCTGACGGCGCGCGTGCAGCAGCCCGACCTGGCGCTGCTGGAGGACAGCGGGAGCGGCGACGAGGACGAGCCCGACCTGCGGGGAGGCCTCCCGGCCCTGCTGGAGCTCCAGGACCCCCAGCTGGAGAAGACGGAGCAGGACAAGCCCCTGGAGGTGGGCCGGCTCAGCACCAAGCCCCGCACCGTCAACACGGACGAGGAGGGCGCGGAGGAGCTGGCGGGCGAGGCGGGGGAGGCGGCCGCGGTGCCTCTGGACCTGTACCGGGACGTCGACATGGTGGCCGATGAGGAGGCCGTCTGCGCCTCGCCCGGGAGCTTCAAGTCTAAATCGGTGGACGAGGGCGGAGCCACGGGCGGGACCTCTGGTGCGACGGGGTCCCAGCTCTGCCAGTTCGTGAAGAAGATGGGCTTCAAGGGCAACCTCCCGGGCATGTTCAACCTGCCCGTTAGCATCTGCGTCACGCCCCAGGGCGAGGTGCTGGTAGCCGACCGCGGAAACTACCGGATCCAGATCTTCAACCGCAAGGGCTTCCAGAGGGAGATCCGCCGGAACCCCAGCAGCATCGACAACTTCGTCCTGAGCTTCCTGGGCGCCGACCTGCCCAACCTCATCCCGCTGTCCATCGCCATCACTGCGCAAGGCCTCATCGGAGTCACCGACAACTACGACAACTCGGTCAAGGTGTACACCTCCGACGGCCACTGCGTGGCCTGCCACAAGAACCAGCTGGTGAAGCCCTGGGGCATCGCCGCCATGCCCTCGGGGCAGTTTGTGGTGTCGGACGTGGAGGGGGGCAAGCTCTGGTGCCTGGCGGTGGACCGCAGCATGGGGGTGGTGAACTACAGCCGGCTCTGCTCGGCCGTGCGGCCCAAGTTCGTGACCTGCGACCCCTCAGGGACGGTGTACTTCACGCAGGGCCTGGGCCTGAACATCGAGAACCGCCACAACGAGCACCACCTGGAGGGCGGCTTCTCCATCGGCTCGGTGGGGGCCGACGGCCAGATGGGCCGGCAGCTCAGCCACTTCTTCTCGGAGAGCGAGGACTTCCGCTGCATCACGGGCATGTGCGTGGACGGCAACGGCGACCTGCTGGTGACGGACAGTGGCCGCAAGGAGATCCTCCGCTTCCCCAAGGGCGGAGGCTTCAGCGTCCTGATCCACGAGGGCCTCACCTGCCCTGTGGGCGTGGCCGTCACCCAGAAGGGCCAGCTGCTGGTCCTGGACTGCTGGGACCACTGCGTCAAGGTGTACTCGTACCTGCAGCGCAGACGCTCTTccacgtgctaa